Proteins from a single region of Coriobacteriia bacterium:
- the mreC gene encoding rod shape-determining protein MreC → MRLADTDTRKGSPALLAVLVVVSLVVTTVYFREGPRGPLRRARTMALAVSRPLLAVGDGVTAPFRAVRGFFAGMGASRSEIETLRRQNAELRTRLASLEEARQENDRLRALVNFAEAKKFASLGARVIGRPTDPWIGVVTIDRGTADGIRSGMPVLAAQGLVGQVLDVSRHIARVRLITDQESGVAVLVQSTRAVGVVRGSIDRRLSLDFVDASTLPTVGDVVVTSGLGGVYPKGIVVGDVTDVERQRGDLYPTVGVRSRVPIDLIEEVLVLIGPSVSTGGGGE, encoded by the coding sequence ATGCGCCTGGCAGACACCGACACGAGGAAGGGGAGCCCGGCGCTCCTCGCCGTTCTCGTAGTCGTGTCGCTCGTCGTCACGACGGTCTACTTCCGCGAGGGCCCTCGCGGGCCTCTGCGCCGTGCCCGGACGATGGCGCTTGCGGTCTCTCGCCCGCTGCTCGCGGTCGGCGACGGCGTGACCGCTCCGTTCCGCGCGGTGCGCGGCTTCTTCGCGGGCATGGGCGCGTCGCGTTCGGAGATCGAGACCCTGCGACGCCAGAACGCCGAGTTGCGCACGCGTCTCGCCTCGCTCGAGGAAGCGCGCCAGGAGAACGACCGGCTGAGGGCCCTCGTGAACTTCGCCGAGGCGAAGAAGTTCGCCTCTCTCGGCGCTCGGGTGATCGGCCGCCCGACCGACCCGTGGATCGGCGTCGTCACCATCGACCGTGGGACCGCCGACGGCATCCGGAGCGGGATGCCCGTGCTGGCGGCGCAGGGGCTCGTCGGGCAGGTCCTGGACGTCTCGCGCCACATTGCGCGCGTGCGCCTGATCACCGACCAGGAGAGCGGCGTCGCGGTCCTGGTGCAGTCGACGCGCGCCGTCGGCGTCGTCCGCGGGTCGATCGACCGCCGCCTCTCGCTCGACTTCGTCGACGCCTCGACCCTTCCGACCGTTGGCGACGTCGTGGTCACCTCCGGTCTGGGCGGCGTATACCCGAAAGGCATCGTCGTGGGGGACGTGACCGACGTCGAGAGGCAGCGGGGCGATCTGTATCCGACCGTCGGAGTGCGCTCGAGGGTCCCCATCGATCTCATCGAGGAGGTCCTCGTGCTGATAGGGCCGTCCGTCTCGACCGGGGGTGGGGGAGAATGA
- the mreD gene encoding rod shape-determining protein MreD — protein MSGVAGRVALGVLLAVTLQLVIGSHLTIAGVVPDLLLVATVTVALASGSSAGAVAGFAAGVLADLIGSGPFGASMLVMTVVGYLAGSLQASLFAEGWLAPVTVVLTASLLKEASYGLLLGVLGVGGPFWRTLSRVVLPTAAYTTIVAVIVYPWVSRLLRRERSVATLGRL, from the coding sequence ATGAGCGGTGTCGCGGGTCGCGTCGCGCTCGGTGTGCTCCTCGCCGTCACGCTGCAGCTGGTGATCGGCTCCCACCTGACGATCGCTGGTGTCGTCCCCGATCTCCTGCTCGTGGCGACGGTGACCGTGGCTCTCGCGTCCGGCTCCAGCGCGGGCGCGGTCGCGGGTTTCGCCGCGGGCGTGCTGGCGGACCTCATCGGCAGCGGACCCTTCGGCGCGTCGATGCTCGTCATGACGGTCGTGGGCTACCTCGCGGGTTCGCTCCAGGCGAGCCTGTTCGCCGAAGGATGGCTCGCTCCCGTGACCGTCGTGCTCACGGCGAGCCTGCTGAAGGAGGCCTCGTACGGCCTGCTGCTGGGAGTGCTCGGCGTGGGGGGCCCGTTCTGGCGGACGCTCTCGCGGGTCGTGCTCCCGACAGCGGCGTATACGACCATCGTGGCGGTGATCGTCTACCCGTGGGTGTCGCGGCTCCTGCGCCGCGAGCGATCGGTCGCGACTCTCGGCCGGCTATGA